The Deltaproteobacteria bacterium genomic interval ATCCCCAGGGAGCTGGATGAAGCCGCCATGATCGATGGCCTCTCGTGGGTGGGGATACTCGTGAGGATCATCCTGCCGCTTGCCAAACCTGCCCTTGCCGTGGCTGCGGCCCTGATATTTATCTTCTGCTGGAACGAGTTTCTCATCGCTCTGACCCTGATGCCTGACCAGAGTCGCTATACCGTACCGGTCGGCATCTCCATGCTGAGCGGCGCCTCCCTCTATGAGATCCCCTGGGGGCAGATCAACGCCGCCGTGACCATCACCACGGTACCAGTGATCCTCATCGTGGTGCTGCTTCAGAGATGGATCGTGGAGGGCCTCACCACAGGGGCAGTAAAGGGGTAAGAAAATGGCACAGGTAATCTTTGAGAACGTGACCAAGACCTTTATGGGGGGCAGGGTCATCGCCCTGAAGGAGGTGAGCCTCGAGGTGCCCCACAGGAGGTTTATCACTGTGCTCGGTCCCTCAGGGTGCGGAAAGAGTACGCTACTCAGGGTCGTGGCAGGCATGGAGCAGCCTGACAGCGGCCAGATACGGATAGGTGAGCGGGTGGTAAACGCAATCCCGCCGGGCAAGCGGAACGTCGCCATGGTCTTTCAGAACTACGCCCTGTACCCGCACATGCGTGTCTATGACAACATCGCCATTGGTTTGAAGCTGCACAAGTACCCCGCAGGGGAGATTCAGGGAAAGGTAAGCGAGGTCTCAGGGATGCTTGGCATCAGAGACCTGCTTAAGCGCTACCCGCGGCAGCTCTCTGGCGGGCAGCAGCAGCGCGTTGCCCTGGCGAGAGCACTCGTGCGAGAGCCTGAGGTCTTTCTGCTGGATGAGCCCCTGAGCAACCTCGATGCGCAGATTCGCGAGCAGACGCGAGCCGAGCTGAAAAGGCTCTTCAGGGACCTGGGGGCCACGGTCCTCTATGTCACCCATGACCAGGCAGAGGCCATGAGCATGTCTGATATTGTGGTGGTGATAGAGAAGGGGGAGATCCGTCAGATCGGCGA includes:
- a CDS encoding ABC transporter ATP-binding protein, encoding MAQVIFENVTKTFMGGRVIALKEVSLEVPHRRFITVLGPSGCGKSTLLRVVAGMEQPDSGQIRIGERVVNAIPPGKRNVAMVFQNYALYPHMRVYDNIAIGLKLHKYPAGEIQGKVSEVSGMLGIRDLLKRYPRQLSGGQQQRVALARALVREPEVFLLDEPLSNLDAQIREQTRAELKRLFRDLGATVLYVTHDQAEAMSMSDIVVVIEKGEIRQIGDPETIYNDPQHQFVAEFVGMQRINILEGNLRDGDFISADETVVIPLGTSHKGAISLGIRPESIHIGAGAGIDLTAVVTYIEPLGPSEKVFVKIGENELRVVVEADSKVEIGDTLTITFSPKDVFLFDARTGGRMYIE